A genomic region of Lachnoclostridium edouardi contains the following coding sequences:
- the clpX gene encoding ATP-dependent Clp protease ATP-binding subunit ClpX, which yields MEDKEKRDDDYTYEKICYVCRRPESKAGTMITMPGNMCLCHDCMQKAFDSVTNGSMDWSKIQNMPYMNLNLSDLSKMNIPGMEIPEKQKVKKRNSDKKPEMAMKDVMPPHEIKARLDEYVIGQEKAKKAISVAVYNHYKRMYLDYKKTDKEDKKETEEVKIEKSNILMLGPTGSGKTYLVKTLAMLLDVPLAIADATSLTEAGYIGDDIESVITKLLAAAGNDVEKAEHGIVFIDEIDKIAKKKNTNTRDVSGEAVQQELLKLLEGAKVEVPVGSNQKNALTPMETINTDHILFICGGAFPDLEHIIKERLTKKSSMGFSAELKDKYDQDPHLLSHVTNEDLRSFGMIPEFLGRLPVTVTLEKLTKELLVKILSEPKNAILKQYIKLLELDEVKLTFEDQALEWMAEEAMKRDTGARALRAILEEFMLDIMYEIPKDPNIGSVVITRQYLEKKGGPLIQMRA from the coding sequence TTGGAAGATAAAGAAAAGCGTGATGATGATTATACTTATGAAAAAATATGTTATGTTTGCCGCAGGCCGGAAAGTAAAGCAGGTACAATGATCACTATGCCTGGAAATATGTGTCTGTGCCACGATTGTATGCAGAAAGCTTTTGACTCTGTGACAAACGGCAGCATGGATTGGTCTAAGATTCAAAATATGCCTTATATGAATTTGAATCTTAGCGATTTATCTAAAATGAACATTCCGGGAATGGAGATTCCTGAAAAGCAAAAAGTAAAAAAGAGAAACAGTGATAAAAAGCCGGAGATGGCCATGAAGGATGTGATGCCGCCCCATGAGATTAAAGCCCGGCTGGATGAATATGTAATCGGGCAGGAGAAGGCGAAAAAAGCTATTTCCGTTGCGGTTTATAATCATTATAAAAGAATGTACCTGGACTATAAAAAGACAGACAAAGAGGATAAAAAAGAGACAGAAGAGGTTAAAATCGAAAAGTCCAATATTCTCATGCTGGGCCCTACAGGAAGCGGAAAAACATATTTAGTAAAAACTTTGGCAATGCTTTTAGATGTGCCGCTGGCTATTGCCGACGCTACCTCTCTTACAGAGGCAGGATATATTGGAGACGATATTGAAAGCGTGATCACAAAACTTTTGGCTGCAGCGGGAAATGATGTGGAGAAAGCAGAACACGGAATTGTTTTTATAGATGAAATTGATAAAATTGCAAAGAAAAAGAATACAAATACCCGGGACGTCAGCGGGGAGGCAGTGCAGCAGGAGCTTTTAAAGCTGTTAGAGGGAGCTAAAGTGGAGGTGCCTGTTGGCTCTAACCAGAAAAACGCCCTTACTCCCATGGAAACAATAAACACAGATCATATTTTGTTTATCTGCGGCGGAGCATTTCCTGATTTGGAGCATATTATTAAGGAGCGGCTGACAAAAAAATCCTCTATGGGATTTTCCGCTGAGCTAAAAGATAAATATGACCAAGATCCTCATTTGCTCAGCCATGTGACAAATGAAGATTTAAGAAGCTTTGGAATGATCCCTGAATTTCTAGGTCGTCTGCCGGTGACAGTTACCTTGGAAAAGCTGACAAAGGAGCTGCTGGTGAAAATACTGAGCGAGCCGAAAAACGCTATTTTGAAGCAGTATATAAAGCTGCTGGAGCTGGATGAGGTGAAATTGACCTTTGAGGACCAGGCTTTAGAGTGGATGGCAGAAGAGGCGATGAAAAGAGACACAGGAGCCAGAGCTTTGAGAGCGATCCTGGAGGAGTTCATGTTGGATATTATGTATGAAATCCCCAAGGACCCTAATATTGGTTCAGTAGTTATTACACGTCAGTATTTAGAGAAAAAAGGCGGTCCTTTGATTCAAATGAGAGCTTAA
- a CDS encoding glycosyltransferase family 2 protein, whose amino-acid sequence MKKKVTVVIPNYNGLKFMEPCFQALSRQTSKAFDLLVVDNGSADGSAEWLREHKIPSIFLKENTGFSGAVNRGIQAAKTPYVILLNNDTQVFPEFVEELLRCIERSPKIFSVSSKMLQMYKPELLDDAGDMYTLMGWAFQRGVGQSSKGYKSACRVFSACAGAAIYRKSVFEEIGYFDEMHFAYLEDMDIGYRAKIAGYDNLYCPGAKVYHVGSGTSGSKYNSFKVKLAARNNIYLNYKNMPGPQLLLNSLPLGAGIFVKYLFFKKKGFAADYVEGLKEGLKTARKCKKVPFKRENLSNYAAIEWELLAGTLIYIYEFSIRQLKKFSIL is encoded by the coding sequence ATGAAAAAAAAAGTAACTGTGGTGATTCCTAATTATAATGGTCTGAAATTTATGGAACCTTGTTTCCAGGCGTTAAGCAGACAGACCAGTAAGGCTTTTGATCTTCTGGTAGTGGACAACGGCTCTGCAGACGGAAGCGCAGAGTGGTTAAGGGAGCACAAAATCCCCTCTATTTTTCTGAAGGAAAACACCGGGTTTTCCGGCGCGGTAAACAGAGGGATTCAGGCAGCCAAAACGCCGTATGTAATTTTACTGAACAATGATACCCAGGTATTTCCTGAGTTTGTGGAGGAGCTTTTAAGGTGTATCGAGCGCTCTCCGAAAATATTTTCCGTCAGCAGCAAAATGCTTCAAATGTATAAGCCTGAGCTGTTAGACGACGCCGGGGACATGTATACTCTTATGGGCTGGGCCTTCCAGAGAGGCGTAGGCCAGTCTTCTAAGGGATATAAAAGTGCCTGCAGGGTTTTTTCTGCCTGCGCTGGAGCGGCGATTTACAGAAAGTCAGTATTTGAGGAAATTGGATACTTTGACGAGATGCATTTTGCCTATTTAGAAGACATGGATATTGGATACAGGGCTAAAATCGCCGGGTATGACAATCTTTACTGCCCTGGAGCTAAGGTATATCATGTGGGAAGCGGCACCAGCGGATCTAAATATAATTCTTTTAAAGTAAAGCTGGCTGCCAGAAATAATATTTATCTGAATTATAAAAATATGCCTGGGCCTCAGCTGTTATTAAACAGTTTGCCTTTAGGGGCGGGGATCTTTGTAAAATATTTATTTTTTAAGAAAAAGGGTTTTGCCGCTGATTATGTGGAGGGCTTAAAAGAAGGCTTGAAAACTGCCAGAAAATGTAAAAAAGTTCCTTTTAAGAGGGAAAATCTGTCCAATTATGCAGCGATTGAATGGGAGCTGCTGGCGGGAACATTAATCTATATATATGAATTTTCCATAAGACAGTTAAAAAAATTTTCAATATTGTAA
- the lspA gene encoding signal peptidase II, with protein MAFIELIGILAGLDIIIKSEVEDRDSTEFPRAFDKKGIITLHKSHNKGLPFGFLKKYESLVRMLPTVTASALGGIFLWLMQKKGHVLEKLAVSVTLAGALSNLHDRLVRGYVVDYFSVNWKGLKKIIFNLGDIFIFIGTILMVICQLKED; from the coding sequence ATGGCATTTATTGAATTAATAGGAATTTTAGCTGGTCTGGATATTATAATTAAATCTGAGGTGGAGGACAGAGACAGCACTGAATTTCCAAGGGCCTTTGATAAAAAAGGGATCATTACTCTTCACAAAAGCCATAATAAAGGTCTTCCATTTGGCTTTTTAAAAAAATATGAGAGTCTGGTGCGTATGCTGCCTACAGTGACAGCTTCCGCATTAGGGGGGATCTTTTTGTGGCTTATGCAGAAAAAGGGACATGTGCTGGAAAAGCTGGCTGTTTCAGTAACCCTTGCCGGAGCGTTAAGCAACCTTCACGACAGATTAGTAAGAGGCTATGTAGTAGATTACTTTTCTGTTAACTGGAAAGGCCTGAAAAAGATAATTTTTAATTTGGGAGATATCTTTATTTTTATAGGCACTATTTTAATGGTCATCTGTCAGCTAAAGGAGGACTGA
- a CDS encoding undecaprenyl-phosphate glucose phosphotransferase — translation MIKDHQREFNRLQVVLDAIIIMASYGLSWLLMEIGLVPSKGNTLEGQYYFLALILVVPSYLLLYGIFRLYTPKRVQGRRLEFANICKANSIGLLIFTLVLYLLGKDIFWQHFSRPMVLYFFVINIVLETVERNAIRMTLRSMRSKGYNQKYILLIGYSRAAEGYVDRVLSNPEWGYRIAGILDDHIQRGKEYRGVRIIGNTSELNTILDMNVLDEIAITLSINEYKNLEEIVAACEKSGVHTKFIPDYNNIIPTKPYMEDLLGLPVIHIRHVPLTNGINAAMKRAMDIFGALTAIILFSPVMLLTAVLIKLTSPGPIIYSQERVGLHNKPFKMYKFRSMEVQKPSEEKEKWTTPHDPRVTSVGKFIRKTSIDEMPQFFNILMGSMSLVGPRPERPFFVEKFKEEIPRYMVKHQVRPGLTGWAQVNGYRGDTSITKRIEHDLYYIENWTLGFDFKILFLTVFKGFINKNAY, via the coding sequence ATGATTAAAGACCACCAGCGGGAGTTTAACAGACTCCAAGTTGTTCTGGACGCTATTATAATTATGGCGTCCTACGGATTGTCCTGGCTGTTGATGGAAATAGGACTGGTGCCGTCTAAGGGTAATACCTTAGAGGGCCAGTATTATTTTTTGGCCCTGATTTTAGTAGTGCCGTCTTATTTGCTGCTGTATGGGATTTTCCGTCTGTACACCCCAAAGCGTGTACAGGGCAGAAGACTGGAATTTGCTAATATATGTAAGGCCAACAGTATTGGCCTTTTGATTTTTACTCTTGTACTGTATTTGCTGGGAAAAGATATTTTCTGGCAGCATTTCTCACGTCCCATGGTACTGTATTTCTTTGTAATTAATATTGTGCTGGAGACAGTGGAGAGAAATGCCATCCGCATGACCCTGCGCTCTATGCGCTCTAAAGGATATAATCAAAAATATATTCTTTTAATCGGCTACAGCCGGGCTGCAGAAGGATATGTAGACAGAGTGCTGTCAAATCCAGAGTGGGGGTACAGAATCGCCGGTATTTTAGACGATCATATTCAAAGGGGAAAAGAGTACAGAGGCGTCCGCATTATTGGAAATACGTCAGAGCTAAATACAATTCTGGACATGAATGTGCTGGACGAAATTGCCATAACTTTAAGTATTAATGAATACAAGAATCTGGAAGAAATCGTAGCTGCCTGCGAAAAATCAGGCGTGCATACCAAATTTATTCCTGATTATAATAATATTATTCCTACAAAGCCTTATATGGAAGACCTTTTAGGACTTCCTGTAATTCACATCCGCCACGTGCCGCTGACTAACGGCATCAATGCGGCTATGAAGCGGGCTATGGATATTTTCGGAGCATTGACGGCGATTATATTATTTTCACCTGTTATGTTATTAACTGCAGTGTTAATAAAGCTTACTTCTCCAGGACCGATTATTTACAGTCAGGAGCGGGTGGGACTGCACAATAAGCCGTTTAAGATGTATAAGTTTCGATCCATGGAGGTGCAGAAGCCTTCAGAGGAAAAAGAAAAGTGGACTACGCCTCACGACCCAAGAGTTACTTCAGTGGGTAAGTTTATTCGGAAAACCAGTATTGACGAGATGCCCCAGTTTTTTAATATATTAATGGGCAGCATGAGTTTAGTAGGTCCAAGGCCGGAACGGCCGTTTTTTGTGGAAAAATTCAAAGAAGAAATTCCCAGGTATATGGTAAAGCATCAGGTGCGTCCTGGTTTGACTGGATGGGCTCAGGTAAATGGATACCGGGGAGATACATCTATTACAAAACGCATTGAACATGATTTATATTATATTGAAAACTGGACCCTTGGATTTGACTTTAAAATATTGTTTTTAACTGTTTTTAAGGGATTTATTAATAAGAATGCATATTAG
- a CDS encoding HlyC/CorC family transporter has product MEPSDANVIQLVAIIILIILSAYFSSAETALTTVNKMRMRTLAEGGDKRAATVIKVVENPGKMLSAILIGNNIVNLSASSLATAAVMDIWGNKAVGIATGVLTLVILVFGEITPKTLSTIHSENIALSYASSIYFIMTVTTPLIYLVNKLSLGVLLLLRVDPNKKQESITEDELRTIVEVSHEEGVIESEEKKIINNVFDFGDARAKDVMVPRIDMVFINAEATYDELLSLFRQERYTRIPVYEETTDNVIGIINVKDLLLIDEKKDFSIKNLMRQPIYTYEFKKISELMVEMRGAVNNNIVIVLDEYGATAGLITLEDMLEEIVGDIRDEYDGDEEEELIQVGQDEYIVEGAMKLDDLNDSLDLKLESEDYDSIGGLVIGLLDHLPEEGEEVTYENVRLVVDQVEKNRIDKIHLYLLHTDEEEKQEHED; this is encoded by the coding sequence TTGGAACCCAGTGACGCGAACGTCATACAATTAGTAGCTATTATTATTTTAATTATCCTGTCTGCATACTTTTCATCTGCAGAGACTGCCCTTACCACAGTAAATAAGATGCGTATGCGCACGCTGGCGGAAGGTGGAGATAAGCGGGCTGCCACTGTCATAAAAGTGGTTGAGAACCCAGGCAAGATGTTAAGTGCAATTCTTATAGGCAATAATATTGTAAACCTGTCTGCCTCATCCTTAGCCACTGCGGCTGTAATGGACATTTGGGGAAATAAGGCGGTGGGAATTGCCACAGGAGTTCTGACGCTGGTTATTCTTGTATTCGGAGAAATTACACCTAAAACACTTTCTACAATTCATTCCGAAAATATTGCTCTAAGTTATGCTTCCTCAATATATTTTATAATGACTGTTACCACCCCTTTAATATATTTGGTAAATAAGTTATCTCTGGGCGTATTACTGCTGCTTCGGGTGGACCCTAATAAAAAGCAGGAATCTATTACAGAGGATGAGCTGCGTACCATTGTGGAGGTCAGCCATGAAGAGGGAGTAATTGAATCAGAGGAAAAGAAGATTATTAACAACGTTTTTGATTTCGGGGACGCCAGAGCAAAGGACGTTATGGTGCCCAGAATAGACATGGTATTTATTAATGCAGAGGCCACCTATGACGAGCTGCTTTCCTTATTTCGCCAGGAAAGATATACCAGGATTCCTGTCTATGAAGAGACCACTGACAATGTAATCGGTATTATTAATGTTAAGGACCTTCTGCTGATTGACGAGAAAAAAGATTTTTCTATAAAAAACCTGATGCGCCAGCCTATTTATACTTATGAATTTAAAAAGATTTCTGAATTGATGGTTGAGATGCGTGGGGCAGTGAACAACAATATTGTAATTGTTTTAGATGAATACGGCGCCACGGCTGGTTTGATTACATTGGAGGATATGCTGGAAGAGATTGTCGGAGATATCAGAGACGAGTACGACGGGGATGAGGAGGAAGAGCTTATTCAGGTAGGCCAGGACGAATATATTGTAGAAGGCGCTATGAAGCTGGACGATTTAAATGACAGCTTAGACCTGAAGCTGGAATCTGAGGATTATGATTCCATTGGCGGCCTGGTAATCGGACTTTTAGACCACCTGCCGGAAGAGGGCGAAGAAGTGACATATGAAAATGTCCGTCTGGTAGTGGACCAGGTGGAAAAAAACAGAATTGATAAAATCCATTTGTATCTGCTGCATACAGACGAAGAAGAAAAGCAGGAACATGAGGATTAA
- a CDS encoding S8 family peptidase has protein sequence MPRCNEPVASEQYADFIFLHNNSSINAIYETLQTECVDIINREYAVVYFPLSQVAPISLEKYSYASIPKLYSLLDTTSMAASGITASLAQPALNTRGENVIIGFIDTGIQYENTLFRNPDGSTRILGIWDQTIQENNGVVIPPSDFLSAFTGEALLYGTEYTEEQINNALASDSPRDIVPSTDTDGHGTFLAGIAAGGQLENGSFSGAAPGCRLGIVKLKPAKEYLREFYNIRPGAVAYQENDIMMGIKYLLILAARYKMPLVVLLGVGTNQGSHDGTSPLCQLIQQLSNSYGLVTVASAGNETGYSHHYLGAINTEESFTDVELRVGEDENGFVTELWARDPELYTVGFLSPTGEQISRIPLVFQNDNRITFLLEKTTITVNYINTETGSGSQLIFIRFQSPTTGIWRIRVYSRLTITGQFHMWLPAHGFLSENTVFLQSNPDTTIMEPGNTQALITVGAYNHVTDGIFIHSSRGFTRSGRIKPELTAPGVDVYGPGLYPDAALNFNSPPPMTRKSGTSIAAAHAAGAAALLLSWEYSTGLTDVMNLASIKSYLVRGATRQPYYSYPSKEWGYGQLNLYQTFLSMRE, from the coding sequence ATGCCTCGCTGTAATGAACCTGTGGCGTCTGAACAGTACGCTGACTTTATTTTTCTTCACAATAATTCCTCTATTAACGCAATCTACGAAACTCTTCAGACAGAATGTGTAGATATTATTAACCGGGAATATGCAGTCGTTTATTTTCCATTGTCCCAGGTAGCCCCTATTTCCCTGGAAAAGTATTCTTACGCCTCCATACCTAAGCTTTATTCTTTGCTGGACACTACCAGTATGGCTGCCTCCGGAATTACGGCTTCCCTGGCTCAGCCTGCTTTAAACACCAGGGGAGAAAACGTAATCATAGGATTTATTGACACTGGCATACAGTACGAAAACACCTTGTTTCGCAATCCGGACGGAAGTACCAGAATATTAGGAATCTGGGATCAGACTATTCAGGAAAATAACGGAGTGGTCATCCCCCCTTCTGATTTTCTCTCCGCTTTTACAGGGGAGGCTCTTTTATATGGAACAGAATACACAGAAGAGCAGATTAACAATGCTCTTGCCTCTGATTCTCCCAGGGATATTGTTCCCTCCACCGACACTGACGGACATGGCACATTTTTAGCCGGCATCGCCGCGGGAGGCCAGCTGGAAAACGGTTCTTTTTCCGGAGCCGCCCCTGGCTGCAGGCTGGGAATTGTAAAGTTAAAGCCTGCCAAAGAATATTTAAGAGAATTCTACAATATCCGTCCCGGCGCTGTGGCATACCAGGAAAATGACATTATGATGGGCATCAAATATCTTCTGATTCTGGCGGCCCGCTACAAAATGCCTTTAGTAGTGCTTTTAGGCGTAGGCACAAACCAGGGCAGCCATGACGGTACATCCCCTCTTTGCCAGCTGATTCAGCAGCTATCCAACTCCTACGGTCTTGTTACTGTAGCCTCAGCCGGAAATGAAACAGGCTACAGCCACCACTATCTAGGGGCCATTAACACAGAAGAATCCTTTACTGACGTAGAACTTAGAGTAGGGGAGGATGAAAACGGCTTTGTCACTGAGCTTTGGGCCAGGGACCCTGAGCTTTATACTGTAGGCTTTCTCTCCCCTACAGGGGAACAGATCTCCCGTATTCCTCTGGTGTTCCAAAATGACAACCGCATTACCTTTCTTCTGGAGAAAACCACGATTACTGTAAATTATATTAATACAGAAACTGGTTCCGGAAGTCAGCTGATTTTTATACGCTTTCAGTCTCCCACTACCGGCATATGGAGAATACGTGTTTACAGCCGGCTGACCATAACAGGCCAGTTCCACATGTGGCTTCCCGCCCACGGCTTCCTTTCGGAAAATACTGTATTTCTTCAGTCCAATCCCGACACTACTATTATGGAACCGGGAAATACCCAGGCTTTAATTACTGTAGGCGCTTACAACCATGTAACGGACGGAATATTTATTCATTCCAGCCGCGGTTTTACAAGAAGCGGCAGGATTAAGCCTGAGCTTACGGCTCCCGGCGTAGACGTTTACGGACCTGGACTTTATCCTGACGCAGCCTTGAATTTTAATTCTCCGCCTCCTATGACCCGGAAATCCGGAACCTCCATTGCCGCCGCTCATGCCGCAGGCGCCGCGGCTTTACTTCTAAGCTGGGAATATTCTACAGGGCTGACAGATGTAATGAATTTAGCTTCCATTAAATCTTACTTAGTAAGGGGAGCCACAAGACAGCCCTATTATTCCTACCCTTCTAAAGAATGGGGGTATGGACAGCTGAATTTATATCAAACCTTTTTAAGCATGAGAGAATAG
- a CDS encoding S1C family serine protease — translation MYDERDQEYRGEHSEEDQNTVNGQENRDNGLAGEQQKQQTETSGQERPEYEKTSSFQERERYIDRERAERNMVLPEKRGRKKGGIGKKAAYVTAAALLFGVVSGGTMVGVNMIANLASGGFRYSIPQTETQASTEKESSADSSQSNSAPASSAVMMDVSAIVKEAMPSVVAINNTMLYQSQSWFGPTQTYEVPSSGSGIIVGENDDELLIVTNNHVVENSNDLQVVFIDNQSIKAAVKGTDVENDLAVIAVALKDIPADTLSQIKVATLGNSDDLAVGQGVIAIGNALGYGQSVTVGYVSALDREVKSEDNYARNLLQTDAAINPGNSGGALLNMKGEVIGINAAKYSSTEVEGMGYAIPISKVKNIIDDLMTKKTRVEVDQDKQGYLGIEGVDVNENMMNTLGMPRGIYIVNIVEDGAASKTDLHEKDIITKFDGQSVGSMDDLKNLLTYYEGGDTVDLTVQSLQDGQYAERTVQITLGLRPAEQQQ, via the coding sequence ATGTATGATGAGAGAGATCAGGAATATAGAGGAGAACATAGTGAGGAAGACCAGAATACAGTAAACGGTCAGGAAAACAGAGACAACGGTTTAGCAGGAGAACAGCAAAAACAGCAGACAGAAACATCAGGACAAGAAAGACCAGAATATGAAAAGACCAGTTCTTTCCAGGAGAGGGAAAGATATATAGATAGGGAAAGAGCTGAGAGAAATATGGTTCTCCCGGAAAAAAGAGGCAGAAAAAAGGGAGGTATAGGTAAAAAGGCAGCATACGTTACAGCGGCAGCTTTGCTGTTCGGCGTGGTGTCAGGAGGAACTATGGTAGGAGTAAACATGATTGCCAATCTGGCGTCAGGAGGTTTTAGATACTCCATACCACAGACAGAAACACAGGCAAGTACAGAAAAAGAAAGCTCGGCAGATTCATCCCAGAGCAACAGCGCTCCTGCCTCTTCTGCAGTAATGATGGACGTATCCGCTATTGTAAAGGAGGCGATGCCTTCAGTAGTAGCTATTAATAATACTATGCTGTACCAAAGCCAGTCCTGGTTCGGGCCTACTCAAACATATGAGGTGCCCAGCAGCGGCTCAGGAATCATTGTAGGAGAAAATGATGACGAGCTTTTAATTGTGACAAATAATCATGTGGTGGAAAACTCCAATGATCTTCAGGTAGTGTTTATTGATAATCAGTCAATAAAAGCAGCAGTAAAGGGCACAGATGTAGAAAACGATTTGGCAGTGATCGCCGTGGCATTAAAAGATATTCCGGCAGATACATTAAGCCAGATTAAGGTAGCTACATTAGGAAACTCTGATGATTTGGCAGTGGGCCAGGGAGTTATCGCTATAGGAAATGCTCTTGGATACGGCCAGTCTGTAACAGTAGGATATGTAAGCGCCTTAGACAGGGAAGTAAAATCTGAAGACAATTACGCCAGAAACCTGCTGCAGACAGACGCAGCTATTAACCCAGGCAACAGCGGCGGAGCTCTTTTAAATATGAAGGGCGAAGTAATTGGAATTAACGCAGCCAAATATTCCTCCACAGAGGTTGAGGGAATGGGGTACGCGATTCCTATTAGCAAGGTAAAAAATATTATTGACGACCTGATGACTAAGAAAACACGTGTGGAAGTAGATCAGGATAAGCAGGGTTATCTTGGCATTGAGGGAGTAGATGTCAACGAAAATATGATGAATACTCTGGGAATGCCAAGAGGAATCTATATAGTAAATATTGTAGAGGACGGAGCAGCATCTAAAACTGACTTACATGAAAAAGACATTATTACTAAATTTGACGGACAAAGCGTAGGCAGCATGGATGATCTGAAAAATCTTCTCACATATTATGAGGGAGGAGACACTGTAGATTTAACGGTTCAGTCTCTTCAGGACGGACAGTATGCAGAACGTACGGTACAGATTACCTTAGGTCTCCGTCCAGCAGAACAGCAGCAGTAA
- a CDS encoding LCP family protein, with protein MNRDFDDELGRSRGRKSRRKPSMRDTEPKYDSKGRIAARKTAATDSTKREKTTSPRMRARNEKANKRRRIIAMIVAECFTLMFIFGYAFVMKRLNLIQRSEEFKQEDIRNPEITIDTLEKMEGYWTIALFGVDSRGSNVEKGTNADVNMICNINQDTGEIRIVSVFRDSYLNIDDEGSYNKINQAYFRGGPSQAVKALNKNLDLDITDYVTFNWKAVADAINILGGIDLELSKAEFYYINSFITETVKATGVASKHLTHAGMNHLDGVQAVAYGRLRLMDTDFARTERQRKVIELAFEKAKKADFVTLNNIIVTVFPQVSTSIDFNDMVRIAQIFDKYHLGENGGFPFARGDANMGKKGACVIPQTLETNVAELHQFLFDDDNYTPTDSVKKISAKISADSGMYKQGTSIDHVSTEGGVISKPKAPTKAADEKETEATKAEESTEETTMSGIDIDGDGIPDIDLEDEEFWANPDNWPRDEDGNVIYPGWNDHGTGNGPGSESGSDATKPGSTKPDSTKPSSTDTTKPDATKPDSTKPSSTKPGETETPNSTRPTETLPSGTTAAEQEGPGGGMAGTESPGNGNTEVVVPPPGAENENNSSVGPGGSAGPGVVSPGM; from the coding sequence ATGAACCGTGATTTTGATGATGAATTAGGACGTTCACGCGGACGAAAAAGCAGGAGAAAACCGTCTATGCGGGATACTGAGCCAAAATATGACAGCAAGGGCAGAATAGCGGCCAGAAAAACTGCAGCGACAGACAGTACAAAACGTGAAAAAACAACGTCCCCAAGAATGCGGGCTAGAAATGAAAAAGCAAACAAAAGAAGAAGAATTATTGCCATGATTGTGGCAGAGTGTTTCACTCTTATGTTTATTTTTGGCTATGCATTTGTTATGAAGCGTTTGAATTTAATTCAGCGTTCAGAAGAATTTAAACAGGAAGATATAAGAAACCCGGAAATTACCATTGACACATTAGAAAAAATGGAGGGCTACTGGACCATAGCTTTATTTGGAGTAGACAGCCGGGGAAGCAATGTGGAAAAAGGAACTAATGCAGACGTAAATATGATCTGCAATATTAATCAGGACACAGGAGAAATCCGGATTGTGTCAGTGTTCAGAGACTCCTATTTAAACATTGATGATGAAGGCTCTTATAATAAAATTAACCAGGCGTATTTTAGGGGAGGCCCTTCCCAGGCAGTAAAGGCCTTAAATAAAAACCTGGATTTAGACATTACAGATTATGTAACATTTAACTGGAAAGCTGTAGCTGATGCTATTAATATTTTAGGCGGTATTGACCTGGAGTTAAGTAAGGCGGAGTTTTATTATATAAATTCCTTTATTACAGAAACGGTTAAGGCTACAGGCGTTGCTTCAAAGCATTTAACTCATGCGGGAATGAATCACTTAGACGGAGTCCAGGCAGTTGCTTACGGCCGTTTAAGATTAATGGATACAGATTTTGCCAGAACAGAAAGACAGAGAAAAGTCATTGAACTGGCTTTTGAGAAGGCCAAAAAGGCAGATTTTGTTACATTAAATAATATTATTGTTACTGTGTTCCCTCAGGTTTCCACCAGTATAGACTTTAACGACATGGTAAGAATCGCCCAGATTTTTGATAAGTATCATTTGGGAGAAAACGGCGGCTTCCCATTTGCAAGGGGCGACGCCAATATGGGGAAAAAGGGAGCCTGCGTAATTCCTCAGACGCTGGAAACCAACGTAGCGGAGCTTCATCAGTTTTTATTTGACGACGACAATTACACTCCAACAGACTCTGTGAAAAAGATCAGCGCAAAAATTTCCGCTGATTCAGGAATGTATAAACAGGGCACGTCGATTGACCATGTTTCCACAGAGGGAGGAGTTATCTCCAAGCCAAAGGCTCCTACAAAAGCGGCAGATGAAAAAGAGACGGAGGCAACTAAGGCTGAAGAATCTACAGAAGAAACAACAATGTCAGGAATTGACATTGACGGCGATGGAATCCCGGATATAGATTTAGAGGATGAAGAGTTTTGGGCAAATCCTGATAACTGGCCTCGCGACGAAGACGGCAATGTTATCTATCCAGGCTGGAATGATCATGGAACCGGAAACGGTCCGGGAAGTGAATCTGGTTCAGATGCTACAAAGCCGGGCAGTACAAAACCGGATTCTACAAAACCTTCCTCTACAGACACTACAAAGCCGGACGCCACTAAACCTGATTCCACAAAACCAAGCAGTACCAAACCAGGGGAAACAGAAACGCCTAATAGTACAAGACCCACAGAAACCCTTCCTTCCGGCACTACTGCGGCAGAGCAGGAAGGTCCGGGAGGCGGAATGGCAGGAACAGAAAGCCCTGGAAACGGAAATACAGAAGTGGTTGTGCCTCCTCCTGGAGCAGAGAATGAAAACAACAGTTCAGTAGGTCCCGGCGGGTCGGCAGGCCCAGGAGTAGTGTCTCCAGGTATGTAG